The following coding sequences lie in one Saccopteryx bilineata isolate mSacBil1 chromosome X, mSacBil1_pri_phased_curated, whole genome shotgun sequence genomic window:
- the TMSB4X gene encoding thymosin beta-4 yields the protein MSDKPDMAEIEKFDKSKLKKTETQEKNPLPSKETIEQEKQAGES from the exons ATGTCTGACAAACCCGATATGGCTGAGATTGAGAAATTCGATAAGTCGAAATTGAAGAAGACCGAAACGCAAGAGAAAAACCCGCTGCCTTCGAAAGAAA CGATTGAACAGGAGAAGCAAGCCGGCGAATCGTAA